Proteins co-encoded in one Leishmania panamensis strain MHOM/PA/94/PSC-1 chromosome 22 sequence genomic window:
- a CDS encoding methyltransferase, putative (TriTrypDB/GeneDB-style sysID: LpmP.22.1220) yields the protein MVHPAEGGVGVGPTGAGPAAEAFWGGCSGAPYVVSSQNDITSEARLDQIVAVLEEQRVERQRKMFEDMIVFEGGAVSDHPSLGTSLIMRDFVHFALYHSKWGYYPKLFRKYRQLMTTGYFDPIPFASLRNQYDYERYATKLHESTPGFVTPTQLFQPYYGWVLAEYLVTTHRAKFDPREPLIVYDIGAGTGALALSMLDYLAEHFPDLYATCEYHAVEQNPHLIQVLRNRLIHHYHHVNIHHLSVLNWRQLEKRRCVVLAVELFSGMPHDCVLWDQEAVVSEHWFGFQQHDNLATAHERYYALQDPIILRYLRYLNWMQEESFHNLKVLCLTDGRETLDAPKRRSIEPNMTDSTTAIFTKMAYIMSPFHTAWLPTVQMVFLETLAQYFPRHHLFVADWSSVRQALPGVNGPVLQVKLRVAKDIYLRRPADALHTNAGVVDICFPTDFDHLSTVYTRICGAHKEVESMRHPVFWQTHGGDKTALFTTRSGYNPLLEDFQPFHVFTSHHSPEL from the coding sequence ATGGTGCATCCCGCCGagggcggcgtcggcgttggCCCGACTGGTGCTGGGCCTGCTGCCGAGGCCTTCTGGGGCGGTTGCAGCGGAGCTCCGTATGTCGTCTCCTCACAGAATGACATCACCAGCGAGGCACGCCTGGATCAGATCGTGgccgtgctggaggagcagcgtgtggagcggcagcgcaagATGTTTGAGGACATGATCGTCTTCGAGGGCGGCGCCGTCTCTGACCACCCGTCTCTGGGCACAAGCCTCATCATGCGGGACTTCGTGCACTTTGCCCTCTACCATAGCAAATGGGGGTACTACCCGAAGCTATTTCGAAAGTACCGCCAGCTCATGACCACAGGCTACTTCGACCCCATCCCGttcgcctcgctgcgcaaCCAGTACGACTATGAGCGGTATGCCACCAAACTACATGAGTCAACGCCGGGTTTCGTGACACCGACGCAGCTCTTTCAGCCCTACTACGGCTGGGTGCTGGCGGAGTACCTCGTCACGACGCACCGCGCCAAGTTTGATCCCCGTGAGCCGCTCATCGTATACGACATCGGtgccggcaccggcgcgctAGCGTTGTCGATGCTCGACTACCTGGCCGAGCACTTTCCTGACCTCTACGCTACATGTGAGTACCACGCCGTGGAGCAGAACCCGCACCTGATCCAGGTACTGCGCAACAGGCTTatccaccactaccaccacgtCAATATCCACCACTTGTCGGTGCTGAACTGgcggcagctggagaagcggcgctgTGTCGTGCTCGCCGTGGAGCTGTTCTCCGGCATGCCGCACGACTGTGTGTTGTGGGACCAGGAGGCGGTTGTGAGTGAGCACTGGTTTGGCTTTCAGCAGCATGACAACCTCGCTACGGCGCACGAGCGCTACTACGCCCTACAGGATCCAATTATTCTGCGCTATCTGCGCTACCTGAACTGGATGCAGGAGGAGTCGTTTCATAACTTGAAGGTGCTTTGCCTCACCGACGGCCGCGAAACCCTTGACGCACCGAAGCGCCGGAGCATCGAGCCGAACATGACCGACTCCACCACCGCGATATTCACGAAGATGGCGTACATCATGAGCCCTTTCCACACTGCCTGGCTGCCAACAGTGCAGATGGTCTTTCTTGAGACGCTCGCTCAGTACTTccctcgccaccacctgtTCGTGGCGGACTGGTCCAGCGTGCGGCAAGCATTACCCGGCGTGAACGGACCTGTGCTCCAGGTGAAGTTGCGCGTGGCCAAGGATATCTATCTGCGCAGGCCCGCCGACGCGCTACACACGAATGCTGGCGTGGTCGACATTTGCTTCCCGACAGACTTTGATCACTTGTCCACTGTGTACACCCGCATCTGCGGGGCGCACAAGGAGGTGGAGTCAATGCGGCACCCAGTCTTCTGGCAGACGCACGGCGGTGACAAGACCGCGCTTTTCACAACGCGCAGCGGATACAACCCTCTGCTGGAGGACTTTCAACCCTTCCACGTCTTTACTTCACACCATTCACCAGAGCTGTAa
- a CDS encoding hypothetical protein (TriTrypDB/GeneDB-style sysID: LpmP.22.1200.B~disrupted due to non-sequenced internal amino acid repeat), giving the protein MSFFSFRTSLPQTASPSAHMLYAASPTPVRRPRIAESRLTPTVAPSWGGPPGDSLGRPAPREVGSSFEPHKRAHRSLPRRCVSPDLSTRDVLTAVHDRLEHTAKFIYPGSVVVYEFLNEAQEWHWALGTVQQSHAHTVTLEGWSCQQGCANDGVMQAMRKEENRLQQELEDHQTAILALRAELGSVRTVNEADMNAAREAIEGCRRALEEREGTLHACRQQGVPLRLTHSDAYGGADKSGSDDDATLVAVLRAALSVVEHYVPATPLPWPEVWAVVSDPLFLHRCISYDVGYDMSLQQYDEIEACFFGSGAITEEKVHRAMDSMEQRMTDAAEFLCAIANWLFTQLAAFKVYQQCASTQSHADMLQQQLTHHVNTLKAAARRLHQVQAQLRVFGGSPGNSSSSTSSAVQLTFTPAKGITTDVLRCAIICPVPSHSRRHPGPRVAAAQSVVASGESHSPSSSSKSAMMLANTASSSWHPSWSPDMLGDHNRIGSATDPAGSARSPGNPKEGVQPSPCPHLASVIPAPNEEIGVVLLGQEELDEIAARALHTRPELCQAVADLLQECANHQRDAHRAHALVSERADRRRGRSGASKSQGDGCPPASACAAASFAPPTFLSAAAFTDSSSSPTPPTSNGRTVAAAHNTPSVLSGPRSKAAAAQSDEDEEYDEEADACAFQAALLGLQKKLQEVRRENERLQRMLVRETDRHKSVEAELQRQLRDAHAGHEDAQSRLAGATIRAEALRVECESLDRDKDNATSRIIALEEEIRALESKHCSGGSAAPTSLPATQIKGDQGSVKADNGVAQREAEPAWLCSNNERWMPQHLQPSDDTDGVSTTHHHKRFSGAGWYDVLRQHPAELHRAAAADAAAVCHVVVAAVTGVRFSADGSRVEFYVDHPSHVTKRQLDNRIRDTTFYECEYMRRHSFSPKTGEDLLAQQLAESIATIANLENRLAHLPPTTPPLRPSLTPSSRQEDILNEQEQLLRAGEAPEPPLYGERLTKSRTGAVVVTLHSVRLPGDDWGVVLQSYPEMLREAFIADVCGACNATLTDVKHVRFSIGSLLATVRVQHDADVTRKEIDRRLHDYDYPLTTKLYSSRHLPQHGADAALVTHTIQNNETTALREQLREAEVQQADMAAEIEHLREELRGAVTEGATNGDRCVALEKEAEQSSKYIEELKQQLAA; this is encoded by the coding sequence ATGagctttttttcctttcgcacctctctccctcaaaCTGCATCCCCTTCCGCTCATATGCTCTACGCCGCTTCTCCCacaccggtgcggcggccgaGGATAGCCGAGTCACGCCTGACGCCCACCGTCGCGCCGTCGTGGGGTGGCCCACCCGGCGACTCGCTAGGCAGGCCAGCCCCACGTGAGGTGGGAAGCTCCTTCGAGCCGCATAAGAGGGCCCACCGCAGCCTTCCTCGCCGATGTGTGTCGCCGGACTTGTCTACGCGAGATGTTCTGACGGCCGTGCACGACCGTCTAGAGCACACCGCCAAGTTTATCTATCCTGGCTCCGTCGTCGTGTACGAGTTCCTTAACGAGGCGCAGGAGTGGCACTGGGCGTTGGGAACGGTCCAACaatcacacgcacacactgtCACACTGGAGGGGTGGAGCTGCCAGCAAGGCTGTGCGAACGATGGTGTGATGCAGGCAatgagaaaggaggagaatcGTCTTCAGCAAGAGCTAGAGGATCACCAGACAGCCATCCTCGCCTTGCGGGCTGAGCTTGGCTCTGTGCGCACAGTCAATGAGGCTGACATGAACGCTGCCCGCGAGGCCATCGAGGGTTGTCGCCGTGCGttggaggaaagagaaggcacgCTTCACGCCTGTCGGCAACAGGGCGTGCCACTTCGACTCACCCACAGTGACGCGTACGGCGGGGCTGACAAGagtggcagcgacgacgatgccactcttgtggcggtgctgcgagcGGCCCTGAGTGTTGTGGAGCACTACGTGCCAGCCACCCCACTTCCGTGGCCGGAGGTATGGGCCGTCGTGAGTGATCCGCTCTtcctgcaccgctgcatcAGCTACGATGTCGGCTACGACATGAGCCTGCAACAGTATGATGAGATCGAAGCATGCTTCTTTGGCTCCGGCGCCATCACAGAGGAAAAAGTCCACAGAGCCATGGACTCGATGGAGCAGCGGATGACCGATGCGGCCGAATTTCTCTGCGCTATCGCAAACTGGCTCTTCACGCAGCTCGCTGCCTTTAAGGTGTATCAGCAGTGTGCCAGCACGCAATCTCACGCTGACatgctccagcagcagctcacccaTCACGTGAATACGCTCAAGGCGGCGGCTAGAAGATTGCATCAAGTGCAAGCACAGCTGCGTGTGTTTGGTGGTTCCCCGGGAAACTCGAGCAGTTCCACAAGCTCTGCTGTGCAGCTCACGTTTACTCCTGCAAAAGGGATTACCACGGACGTGCTTCGCTGTGCCATCATTTGTCCAGTACCATCACACTCGCGGCGACACCCAGGACCGCGagtagcggcagcacagTCGGTAGTAGCGTCTGGCGAATCGCATTCACCATCCTCGTCGAGCAAGAGCGCTATGATGTTGGCCAACACAGCTTCGTCGTCATGGCATCCGTCTTGGAGTCCCGATATGTTAGGTGATCATAATCGCATCGGCAGCGCGACTGACCCCGCCGGCTCCGCAAGGTCACCGGGCAACCCCAAGGAAGGGGTGCAGCCGTCGCCTTGCCCCCACCTTGCTTCCGTCATTCCTGCTCCAAACGAGGAGATAGGGGTTGTCTTGCTGGGCCAGGAGGAACTCGACGAGAtagctgcgcgtgcgctgcacaCTCGGCCTGAGCTGTGTCAAGCTGTAGCCGATCTCCTGCAAGAGTGTGCTAATCATCAGCGGGATGCACACCGCGCACATGCATTGGTATCCGAACGCGCTGACCGGCGCCGAGGACGGAGCGGCGCGTCAAAGTCGCAAGGTGATGGCTGCCCACCAGCTTCGGCTTGTGCCGCGGCCTCCTTCGCTCCCCCGACCTTCTtgtccgctgccgccttcaccGATTCTTCATCTTCCCCGACGCCGCCGACCTCTAATGGCCGGACtgtcgcagcggcacacaACACCCCAAGTGTGTTGTCTGGACCTAGATCGAAAGCCGCAGCGGCCCagagcgacgaggacgaggagtaCGATGAAGAGGCCGACGCATGCGCCTTTCAAGCAGCTTTGTTGGGTCTTCAAAAAAAGCTACAGGAGGTACGTCGCGAGAATGAGCGCCTACAGCGGATGCTAGTACGCGAGACGGATCGACACAAGTCGGTAGAGGCTGAGCTGCAGAGGCAACTACGGGACGCCCACGCCGGCCATGAAGACGCACAAAGTCGGCTGGCCGGTGCGACGATACGCGCTGAGGCTCTGCGGGTTGAGTGCGAAAGCCTTGATCGCGATAAGGATAACGCAACGAGCCGCATCATCGctttggaggaggagatacGCGCTCTTGAGTCAAAACATTGTAGCGGAGGATCTGCTGCCCCCACTTCACTACCTGCGACCCAGATCAAGGGCGATCAAGGTTCCGTGAAGGCTGACAATGGCGTTGCCCAACGAGAAGCCGAACCGGCATGGCTATGCAGCAACAACGAGCGATGGATGCCACAGCATTTGCAGCCTTCTGATGACACTGACGGGGTCTCGACCACTCATCACCACAAGCGCTTCTCTGGTGCCGGCTGGTATGATGTACTGCGACAGCATCCTGCTGAGCTTcaccgtgctgcagcggccgatgcagcggcagtgtGTCATGTAGTCGTCGCAGCTGTTACCGGGGTGCGCTTTTCAGCGGACGGGAGTAGAGTCGAGTTCTATGTGGATCATCCTAGTCACGTGACCAAGCGCCAACTTGATAATCGAATCCGTGACACAACCTTCTACGAATGCGAGTACATGCGCCGCCATAGTTTCAGCCCAAAGACCGGCGAGGACcttcttgcgcagcagctcgcagAGAGCATAGCTACCATCGCGAACCTCGAAAACCGACTTGCTCACCTGCCACCAACGACTCCACCACTTCGACCTTCACTGACACCAAGCAGTCGTCAGGAAGACATCCTCAACGAGCAAGAGCAGTTGCTCAGAGCTGGGGAGGCCCCCGAGCCCCCGCTTTACGGTGAGCGACTGACGAAGAGCAGAACTGGTGCTGTGGTTGTAACCTTGCATTCCGTACGGTTGCCGGGAGACGACTGGGGCGTGGTACTGCAGAGTTACCCTGAGATGCTACGTGAGGCATTCATTGCGGATGTATGTGGCGCATGCAATGCGACTCTAACTGACGTAAAGCATGTCAGGTTTTCCATTGGCAGCCTGCTAGCCACAGTGCGGGTGCAGCACGACGCCGACGTAACCCGAAAAGAAATCGACCGCCGCTTGCACGACTACGACTATCCATTAACAACAAAGTTGTACAGCTCGCGTCACCTACCCCAACACGGGGCTGATGCGGCGCTTGTGACACACACGATACAGAATAACGAGACTACTGCACTgcgtgagcagctgcgggaggcggaggtgcagcaggccGACATGGCCGCCGAGATTGAGCATCTAAGGGAGGAACTGCGAGGTGCTGTAACAGAAGGTGCTACGAATGGCGATCGGTGCGTagcgctggagaaggaagcaGAGCAGAGCTCAAAGTAcatcgaggagctgaagcagcagttGGCAGCTG
- a CDS encoding hypothetical protein (TriTrypDB/GeneDB-style sysID: LpmP.22.1210.B~disrupted due to non-sequenced internal amino acid repeat), translating into MHSSRTRQRAQPPHHHHHHQQQQQRPALNRNHFSPQSTVRGTLRGASIANSRCEEDNISSLNPETKTSAKAQEYLLPLRPTCSQRATSRSFLSMHGSRETEVDITTNGKEFATASSSPSSSSTISPSMYPTPLSIEHELAETQRELKRLQMQLRRSSKLERQREEYISGLEATVDAQRRDNLLLRHHLARRQLLAEALQEDNRALLEAQQRPITHTQPLITHNSTGTMTVAPTRIASGIGSEQPSPYSSGFHMQLPERQSNFAGTSPPLSPTQSMSPSYHHTYRATQGPHEHELPLHSPKVTAIHDRRAQTQLAHTASACVSADPEELPHLQSLLHQHRTAAKISPTHAHYTTRSSFASQTQPLSVDDESLFSRTIQSSASQDAHTVIESIFLTTEQTTPQEPLSLLRINSAEIVNATENSPHNSSHLFNNEDTQHPKHHIPAHNAGSTLHPLHRRIVPYKVSSTQGHHHFPQHEAEMAALRDEMEEQAAEMSA; encoded by the coding sequence ATGCACTCGTCTCGCACGCGACAAAGAGCTcagccaccacaccaccaccaccaccaccagcagcagcagcagcgacccgcGTTGAATCGAAACCATTTCTCTCCGCAATCGACGGTCAGAGGCACTTTGCGAGGTGCATCGATTGCCAACTCGAGGTGCGAGGAGGACAACATCAGTTCTCTCAATCCCGAAACGAAGACGAGTGCCAAAGCACAGGAGTATCTCCTGCCGTTGAGGCCGACGTGTAGCCAGCGTGCGACAAGTCGTAGTTTTCTTTCAATGCATGGCTCACGCGAGACGGAGGTGGATATTACAACGAACGGAAAGGAATTCGCTacggcgtcctcctcgccgtcatCTTCATCGACAATCTCACCCAGTATGTATCCCACGCCGCTATCCATAGAGCACGAGCTCGCCGAGACGCAGCGAGAACTTAAGCGACTGCAGATGCAGCTCAGACGTTCTAGCAAGCTCGAAcggcagagggaggagtaCATCTCAGGGTTGGAGGCTACTGTGGATGCACAGAGACGTGACAATCTGCTTCTTCGTCATCACCTAGCCCGCAGGCAGCTCTTGGCAGAAGCGCTACAAGAGGATAACCGCGCTCTTTTGGAGGCGCAACAGCGCCCcatcacccacacacagccgCTTATCACACATAACTCGACAGGTACCATGACGGTGGCCCCCACGAGGATTGCCTCTGGAATTGGCAGCGAGCAGCCTTCTCCTTACTCCTCTGGCTTCCACATGCAGCTACCTGAGCGACAGAGCAACTTTGCAGGTACCTCTCCGCCACTCTCTCCGACGCAGTCGATGTCGCCATCCTATCACCACACCTACAGAGCCACTCAAGGGCCACACGAACATGAGTTGCCACTGCATTCGCCGAAGGTGACCGCCATTCACGATCGACGGGCACAGACGCAGCTAGCTCACACAGCttcggcgtgtgtgtctgcggaTCCGGAAGAACTTCCGCATCTTCAATCATTACTACACCAGCATCGCACTGCCGCCAAAATTTCACCGACTCATGCCCATTACACTACCCGCAGTAGCTTTGCATCACAGACACAGCCCCTCTCCGTCGACGACGAATCCCTTTTTTCTAGGACTATCCAGTCTTCTGCTTCCCAAGATGCACACACCGTGATAGAATCAATATTCCTCACAACGGAACAGACAACTCCGCAAGAACCGCTCTCACTCCTTCGCATTAACTCAGCTGAAATAGTAAACGCCACCGAAAACTCTCCTCATAACAGTAGTCACCTCTTCAACAACGAAGACACACAGCACCCGAAACATCACATTCCTGCGCACAATGCAGGCAGCACACTCCATCCACTCCACCGCAGAATTGTCCCCTACAAAGTCTCAAGCACTCAAGGCCACCATCACTTTCCGCAGCACGAGGCGGAGATGGCAGCCCTGCGTGAcgagatggaggagcaggcggcggagATGTCAGCCC
- a CDS encoding palmitoyl acyltransferase 11, putative (TriTrypDB/GeneDB-style sysID: LpmP.22.1230) gives MLFCCCRPQSAEGEWRDIYGDPVRPRRSGYECPLDALQVSAWTAIAVLSILHYMLQIPFFVGAQFIAVLVISSVLVALVVCTKVALELYPQQDPAVFRTDLPRLTQDELVPESAEPSTEPCVFCRRFVQVGCKHCSVCDKCVPGFDHHCRWLNSCVGAKNYRLFATFMVVAWVAMAWVAAISLYIIQLMLRDTDSFKRHMRTHAYRSPPQAFPALVFFNFVCLLIAVVGIGSLGKLICFHVYLDITHQSTYEHIVKRREKKRALGEYRRQSGEPEAKGLFSCFELRKRRNFKKHSGNRANQQVNEMGGDEGREADSPMPPSQRMRNDASVASTGSKDNSGVSLHARVQDVSSVSRGEGFSRSAAHSPARRRKYFPVSESGEEHSSAHLSDSISSRPYEPVQ, from the coding sequence ATGTTGTTTTGTTGCTGCAGACCGCAGAGTGCGGAAGGCGAGTGGAGGGACATTTATGGCGACCCAGTGCGTCCACGTCGAAGCGGGTATGAGTGCCCCTTAGATGCGCTGCAGGTCAGCGCGTGGACCGCGATCGCAGTGCTTTCGATTTTGCACTACATGCTGCAGATCCCTTTCTTCGTCGGCGCACAGTTTATCGCCGTACTCGTCATCTCTTCTGTGCTTGTGGCGTTAGTAGTCTGTACGAAggtggcgctggagctgTACCCTCAGCAAGACCCCGCCGTCTTCCGCACTGACCTCCCCCGCCTCACCCAGGATGAGCTCGTGCCGGAGTCAGCGGAGCCCAGCACAGAGCCGTGCGTCTTTTGTCGGCGATTTGTGCAAGTAGGCTGCAAGCACTGCAGCGTGTGCGACAAGTGCGTACCAGGGTTTGATCATCACTGTCGCTGGCTGAACAGTTGCGTCGGCGCCAAGAACTACCGGCTCTTCGCAACTTTTATGGTGGTCGCCTGGGTTGCGATGGCGTGGGTGGCGGCGATAAGTCTGTACATCATTCAGCTGATGCTGCGCGACACTGACTCCTTCAAGCgccacatgcgcacacacgcctacCGTAGCCCCCCTCAAGCCTTCCCGGCTCTCGTCTTCTTCAATTTTGTGTGCTTGCTCATCGCTGTGGTCGGCATCGGTTCCCTCGGTAAGCTCATCTGCTTCCACGTCTACCTCGACATCACCCACCAGTCCACGTACGAGCACATTGTGAAGAGGCGCGAGAAGAAGCGGGCGCTCGGCGAGTACCGCAGGCAGAGCGGCGAGCCGGAGGCAAAGGGTTTGTTCTCTTGCTtcgagctgcgcaagcggcGGAACTTTAAGAAACACAGCGGCAATCGCGCTAATCAGCAGGTGAACGAGATGGGCGGCGACGAGGGTAGGGAGGCCGATTCCCcgatgccgccgtcgcagcggaTGCGTAATGATGCTTCTGTCGCCAGCACCGGGAGCAAGGACAACTCTGGAGTGTCGCTGCATGCCAGGGTGCAGGACGTCTCCTCAGTATCGAGGGGAGAGGGCTTTAGCAGGTCAGCAGCGCACTCgccggcgaggcggcggaaATACTTCCCAGTGTCGGAGAGCGGTGAAGAGCATTCTTCCGCCCACCTCTCTGACAGCATCTCTTCCCGCCCCTACGAGCCGGTGCAATAG
- a CDS encoding hypothetical protein (TriTrypDB/GeneDB-style sysID: LpmP.22.1210.A~disrupted due to non-sequenced internal amino acid repeat) — protein REALAEARRGSTAAGATLRNGADVQALRDEVAEQESEMSALRVALAEARRGSTAAGATLLDGGADVQAHCGRVAEHMSARCSSVALVDVDADVVAASVVDQVDLADDLDMCGDVEVFYEHQLRGSLVVCKLVDGCRRDGCGGDRMGGLGEGFEDGGGSVRETEVLRSALTECKAKIAALQVEVRTAREAVEELRWYDERRDNCVEGKPLCQTHVECFLEGSEWSWVVSLCEEELKWRLRVDCSRACHVNVDCVRLVGYVLGSLRAEFCVEHNTDVDGSELKDRVAEYPFPSAWALFRRLVGEQKASEPLLSEVHHRAAQKLFSEEALGRVVAQLEEAYARQAFTSERSEQKSELLRAAASALAKEVVSSRWECTDRLERLEELAVLLLEARESERELRDRLFAAEESIHELHRRHDDDRDGLVSAEAEKRRSLDACVARVASQDETIRVQAEQIVGLQELVQALSSALSEKNADLISAHAQAVALSREVDEKAAAYTDTLEKLEKCVEMLELSRTNELVLSQTLYEAEHQCTQLRGTIEIDAASHQAELVSATAERDRLKEGMEVLRELLPLLLGAAEAHRQEDSGDAGAGVDEGTITSALDASFSLEGYVAAQELREVLLCHLSCVEQLRRDKEVLADELVEAEKARGDYAGSLEEALQSLMEERELRMRTYESQLQFSEQMMRELAMMRNAEEDEMVDEKADMEVNSSYELPSIRSSSPAA, from the coding sequence TCCGCGAGGCGCTTGCTGAGGCGCGGCGTGGGAGCACGGCTGCTggcgcgacgctgcgcaaCGGTGCTgacgtgcaggcgctgcgggacgaggtggcggagcaggagTCGGAGATGTCAGCCCTCCGCGTGGCGCTTGCTGAGGCGCGGCGTGGGAGCACGGCTGCTGGCGCGACGCTGCtcgacggtggtgctgacGTGCAGGCGCATTGCGGAAGAGTTGCCGAGCATATGTCAGCGCGATGTTCTTCTGTTGCGTTGGTTGATGTTGATGCGGATGTCGTTGCCGCGTCTGTTGTTGATCAGGTTGATTTAGCTGATGATTTAGACATGTGTGGTGATGTCGAAGTGTTTTATGAACATCAGTTGCGGGGATCTTTGGTGGTTTGTAAGCTAGTGGATGGGTGCCGGCGTGATGGGTGTGGTGGTGACCGGATGGGAGGACTTGGAGAGGGTTTTGaggatggtggtggtagtgtgCGAGAGACTGAGGTACTTCGCAGTGCATTGACGGAGTGCAAAGCGAAGAtagctgcgctgcaggttGAGGTGAGGACGGCGAGAGAGGCTGTGGAGGAACTTCGGTGGTATGATGAACGTCGCGACAACTGCGTTGAGGGAAAGCCGTTGTGCCAGACGCACGTCGAGTGTTTTTTAGAGGGCTCGGAGTGGTCATGGGTTGTGAGTCTTTGTGAAGAAGAGCTGAAGTGGAGGCTGCGCGTAGACTGCAGTCGGGCTTGCCATGTCAACGTGGACTGCGTGCGACTCGTTGGCTACGTTCTGGGCAGTTTACGCGCCGAGTTCTGCGTGGAGCACAACACGGACGTGGATGGAAGTGAGTTGAAGGACCGTGTCGCTGAGTATCCGTTCCCATCGGCCTGGGCACTCTTCCGGCGCCTCGTGGGGGAGCAGAAGGCATCGGAGCCATTGCTCTCCGAAGTGCATCACAGAGCAGCTCAGAAACTCTTCTCTGAGGAGGCACTGGGGCGCGTtgtcgcgcagctggaggaggcgtatGCCCGCCAGGCATTCACCTCCGAGCGGTCAGAGCAAAAGTCGGAGCTGcttcgtgctgctgcatcagcACTGGCAAAGGAAGTGGTATCATCGCGATGGGAATGCACTGACAGGTTGGAGCGGCTGGAGGAGCTTGCGGTGTTGTTGTTAGAGGCTCGCGAGAGCGAGCGTGAGTTGCGGGATCGCCTGTTCGCGGCTGAGGAGAGCATACACGAGCTGCACCGTCGACACGATGACGATCGTGATGGCTTGGTGAGCGCCGAAGCAGAGAAACGCCGTTCCTtggatgcgtgtgtggcccGTGTTGCCTCCCAGGATGAGACAATACGTGTACAGGCCGAGCAGATCGTGGGCTTGCAGGAGTTAGTGCAAGCGCTGTCTTCTGCGCTCTCCGAAAAGAACGCCGATCTGATCAGTGCTCACGCGCAAGCCGTCGCGTTGTCGAGAGAGGTCGacgagaaggcagcggcCTACACAGATACCCTGGAGAAGCTGGAGAAGTGTGTGGAGATGCTAGAGTTGTCACGTACAAACGAACTTGTATTGTCGCAGACCCTCTACGAAGCAGAGCATCAGTGCACTCAGCTGCGGGGGACCATCGAGATTGACGCCGCATCGCATCAAGCTGAATTAGTCAGCGCAACGGCAGAGCGGGATCGCTTGAAGGAGGGGATGGAGGTGCTtcgcgagctgctgccgctcctactgggggcagcagaggccCACCGCCAAGAGGACAGCGGTGAtgcgggggcgggggtggacGAGGGCACTATTACGTCTGCGCTCGACGCATCCTTCTCGCTAGAAGGTTATGTTGCAGCTCAGGAGCTCCGTGAGGTGTTGCTGTGCCATCTTAGCTGCGTGGAGCAGCTTCGTCGCGACAAGGAAGTTTTGGCCGACGAGCTCGtcgaggcagagaaggcgcgTGGCGACTATGCGGGCTCCctggaggaggcactgcagtCGCTAatggaggagcgcgagcTGCGAATGCGGACATACGagtcgcagctgcagttcTCGGAGCAGATGATGCGGGAGCTGGCCATGATGCGGAATGCTGAAGAGGATGAGATGGTTGATGAAAAGGCAGACATGGAGGTCAACAGCAGTTATGAGCTGCCTAGCatacgcagcagcagccccgcAGCTTAA